Below is a genomic region from Sphaeramia orbicularis chromosome 6, fSphaOr1.1, whole genome shotgun sequence.
tcatttatgtttatgtttatgcatttggcagacgcttttttccaaagcgacttacaggggaaaaccaatcaaatcactcaatcaatcaaattttatttatatagcaccagatcacaacaaaaaagttatctcatgacactttatatatagagttggtcaaaccagactaagccaatttacagaaacccaacagaattggaatggtgccatgacctttgaccttgagggaTCTTGAAAGgtaaacaaatgtcaattaatgtttttaaatatgctgttggactacagtttttttgtgtgttgactTTTACTGTAACAGACCAGCTGTGAACCAGGAACTCTCTACTCTCTTCAATGAGCTCTGGAGGTGGATGTGAACCGTATGAAGCCTGGATTGACTACACAATCACTGTTCAAGTATGGAGTATTTTTTCCTCATAcagtgtttaattttttaattctaCACACAGTGAATGTAGTTTGTGGTTGGACTTTTCAGGGTAGGGCTGGGTTTGTAAACCAGGGCAGCCAAGTTGTTCAGGATCATGCATCACTGCCTCTTTTCTCCAACGTTAATGAGGTGAAATTGAGAAACACAACCACCATCTCCAGTGAGTGTCCTCTTTCTCTGACAGGACTGTTTCACATGTTCTGAGTCTAAAACTACAGTCCACTCTGATCAGTCCTGTTTCTGTGCCTCTAGGGTTCATGAAACTCCTGGACAACTATGAGCGGTCCACAGGCGTGACAGAACGAGTCACGACAGAGGAAACTGGCGGAGATGAATCTTTTCCTGGATGCCGTCGTAGATACACAAGCCATGAAGGTAGATTAGACATGTTACAACTAGTTACTCATATCACGCCATTTAACAGCTCATTTAAGTCCAGTTACATGGAACATATTCAGACAGTTTAAAGAGTTTAATCATCATGTCTTTTTTGTCTATTCATACACATCTGACATCATTAATTTATATAAAACAATATTAATACAAATTGGATGGATGAATTGAATGGATTCACAACAAATATGATGAAATATATGTTTGTTGACCAGAAATAGGATAAGCAGGCCAAAGAAATATTCATAAATCAGAagcaaatataaaaacaacaaccaaaattCTGAAACATGGATCTGTTTAGAAAGTATATATCTTTGACATTGACAAATAGATAATTTATCCAGAATTAATGCTTCTCACAGCAGGGAAAGTGTATGTTTTAGGTTTTAAATCAGATGTTtatgtctcaaaaaaaaaaaaaagaaagtctacCATCACACGATATCCcatgaatatttttattaaaactaaaaaaatagcAGTAGTCCCGTGCACTCCTGAAACCATACTCTGTACATTCTGAGCAGATCTGGATCCCCTTTATTAACGTTTTACCTTCAACTGGCTGTAATTATCAATCCAATGCCAAATTCTAGACAGAGGTTTTAACagtgagacatattttgtttattttaccaaGCTTAAGCATTTTataattttcaaacatttttattcgCAACTAAATCCCATTTATACAAAGAATAGATTTGCGTCACTGCCAAAACGTTCGGCCACAACCAAggtatcgttaacgaaaactaatgaaatgacgaaaactagaattgaaaaaacgtttttgttaactgaagtaaataaaaactataattaaaggaaaaaacgataactaactgaaactgtattgtgtgtttacaaaactaactaaatcgtataaaaattatggataaaattccctttgttttcgtctttgtcaatgtcggattgatacaaaatcgatttatttcactcaagcaattttagctgctggcaccatacgatacTTCACAGTCTGACACTTCTGTATGGGACTTATTTAaatacgatggcgaagaagataaaagataggacaaaactaaaattaatactaaaactaagcatttagaaaaaaatgaaaactaatataaactagcaaaccttttctaaaatgaattaaaacgaaatgaattagagggggaaaaaagtcaaaactaaataaaactaaactataatgaaaaatccaaaactattataaccttggccacAACTTCATGTAAGGATTAAAGTACAGTGGTGCAAAACTCAAGTGTAGCATAAGAAAAATACATTGTTAACTCAATAGTTTGGATGATTTTTGCTAAACATAAGTAGTCAGAAGCTATAGATCGTCAGGCAGGATGTTTCACAGCAACAATAATCAGTCTGTCCTCTTGTGCCAAGTGGGACCAGCCACCAGATTCCTGTCTGATAATCTAAGGGGATCAGTTCAGATATGCAGTTTATTTTAGAGCATTGAACAGCTTAAAAACTAACAGTTCAAAATGGGCAGCAAGTGTTTGGTCAGTCACACTGGGATGGTATTTGCTCTTTTCTaggtttttgttttacattttacacctgtttgttttcagcctgtttgtcGTCTGTTTCTCTGAGAtgctgttttctgtattttgtggtttgagTCTTCAGCTGAGCTCCAGTGAGACATTAGCCTCTTCCTGTCTCAGTGTAGCACATGACTCCATGATGTTAGAGATGAGAGAGAGaaaacatctgaaacatctgTGTGCAGCTGAGGAATGCTGTGTTGGCCTCCCCACGGAGGATCACCAGAAAAATGTGCACatgttgtacttgtacttgtatttgGACAAAGACCTGTTTTGGACAAACCTGATCAACACTGGAATACAGGACTTAGTTAAAGTTCTCATGAgtgtttaacacataaagacttaAAGACAACttatattataataattacataccaacaatggtaaaattaaataaataaataaaactacaataccacaagtggtaaagagcaacaataattacataccaacaatggtaattgTATTAAATATGTGTGAggtttcattcattcactgaGTGTGATTTCTCCACAGCGGGCTCATCAGTATCTGGTCAGTAAAGGACAGTCCAGCTCTAACTTGAGGGGTTTAAGAGTCAGCTGATACTGAtctggttccacctttatcacagacAGAGAACACAGGGTGAGAAAACAAACACACCATTTCACCTCTTCTCCAGAGATTCAGAGTGTGTGTTGAAAGCAACTAATCATGATTGTGTCAAAGACtgtgtttcattttttgtttatattttgtgttCTTTCTTATTTGAAACATTCGTCAGTCTGGATTCCTGTGGGTTTGAGCACGTCTTTGTTGGAGAAACAAGGTCTGGGACAGAAATCATCGGTTTCCACAACTGGATCCAGTTCTACCTGCAAGAAAAAAACAGGCAGTTGGACTACAAAGGATACAAAGCCAGGGAGCACGACTTAGTAAGAAAAATCCAATAAcgtaaacaataaaacacatctgAAACATGATCTGATCACTGAGTCTTCATGTGTTTTGTCTGTAGCCGGATCATGATGACCACGTTCTGAACCTTCAGTTCACCTGGCATGGAGTGGTGAAACCTGTTGGTAGTGCTTTTATTGGGACCAGCCCAGAGTTTGAGATGGCCATCTTCACCGTAGTCTTCCTCATGAACACAGAGAGAAGCACCACAGTGCTCGTCAACATCGCCCAGTGTCAGATGGAGCTGGTGGTCATCAGACATGGACGCTCCCTCGGGACTGCATATCCCAGACTGCTCAGCAGCAACAGCAGACACATGAGGCAGCGCTCACACTGAGGTGGAGCATCTGAGTCTGACACAGCTTCATCTCCATGAATATGAAGCTGAAAATGTGTACCTGCATGCTATTGGCAACATTGTCCAAATCATTGTAAATTTGATCCATTTCATGTTTGTATGCAATGAGTTCATGAAATAAACAGAATTGTATGTCATATTGTAATGTATTTACACAATTTACAATTTTAAAGAAATGAAATTCCACCACAGTTTCAAACATTATTGGAATATACTATGAGTATACTGTATAGTGTACACTTTTAGGTTATACttgtttatcaccattttttttatctgttttatgcaAATCAGAAGTTTAAGTATAGAAATGAGTGGATTAATTCTTTGTCCTAAACACTTATTTGGACGGTCACTTTGTGGGATTTTTTTGAAGCTACAGAAAAACCTCATCTctgataaatattttaaaatgtaaaaatcttAAAATCTGTCAGACGTTTACTAAATACCCCaataaaaatatattgttttttttttttagattagattgatcccttgggcagggTCCCTCAGGGAAATTGATGTTCAAGCAGCAGCACAGCATCACATGACCATGACAGTAACAGCAGAACattagaaagaaaaagaaactaagaaaataataataccaataatCAGTAGTAGCAGTAACAGGAAATTGCACATCAGAagtactactattgctactactactactactactactagaagaagaaggtttttttttttcctttattattcATGAAATGTACAGAACAAATTGGCACATTTAAACAGAAGATGAAATGTGTACAACAAGGCATAAGGCACATAGAGAATCAAAGGGAAGAGGGTACTTCAGAgttattaaaaagaaaataaaattaaataaataagcaggtaaaaaacaaaacaaacaggaaaaaaaaggcaaataaagtGCATAAAGACATAGGCATCCCTGGGTCtgcgaggtcagaggtcactgaagatattaaccctttcgtgcttagtggtcactacagtggacagctgttcagatgtgttctcttgtatattcatggattttgttgttttagttccatatcagcgaacacagtggacgcttatgcaccatcccatacactgacattcataccattactgtaactttgctgttctagataaacctgatctgcagtgacatgtttgagtgtaaaaaaaaacaaaaaacaaattgttattagactgtaataacagttttgtttggttttgtttttgttttgggttttttttttttagctttttttttttgcatattatctccatgaagtgataactaatattagaatatgttacaatatgagaaaacatcagattagcaacactaaaatgtttttatttaataggtttcacacagtacatcagtaaatacatgtttctttgcttctaaaatcctacgcacatggcgtccagctgagtggacatttttgaaactccatgaaaaataggttcataacaaaaattcaactgtattgttttttttttgtttttttttttcatgcctaaagaggaataaaacactgaggaaaaaatcttgattaaggttctcataattcatgcatgaaagggttaagatcatTATATGCCTGGCAGAGTTGCTGCATTTTTCCTTTCCTCAGTCTTAAAGagctgagaagaagaagaagaagaagaagaagaagaagaagaagaagaagaagaagaagaaggcacAGCTACTGGAATTTAACGAAAGCGGAACCATTCTTTTGTTCCGCCAACACGGTGCTTTTACGGTGATACACACTGGTCGGTCCATGCCGCAGCCACTTCCGTCGCAGCACATCAACACTGATAATGTGACAATAACTCACATTTTCACGTTGCTGAATATTATACATAAACATGGAGGTGCTTGGAGGGGAGTTTTGCGACTTGACTCCTCAGGAGTTGGCGGCTCCTGTCAACACTGTAGCGGTGAGTTTAATCAGATGAAGACCAAGTTAAAACCACGAGTTCAGGGCTGAACATGCAGGAtaagaacagaacaaacacaacaaacagcgTCAAACACAGAACATTAGCACATGTCAACCTAAACTACAACACTGGGTTATGGTGGAGCGGTATTTTGGGCGGAAAAGAGTCTGACTTGCATACATTTTGTCGGAGCTGCTGTCATTGTGTTACTGGTTTCATTTTGACAAGTCATCCCTTAAACTATGAAAAGTGTGGAAATTAAATTGGTCTCTTAACAGTTTGTCACAACAATCTGTATTTTCTTTCAACAGGACAAATGGAAACTGTTGCCAGCCTTTCTGAAGGTAACAACACACCTCCCTCTACCTACAGCTCTGCAACCGAGTTACATTTAATCAAAAATTGTTGCTTCTTATAATGGGGTAGATGAGTTAAATCTGCCCCAGTCTACAGGAAATTATATAGATAGTAGTTTTAATCAAACAAAATGTAATGTGTAGAGTAATGGTGCAATGGAAATGCATGATAAaacaagaaatatatatataaaaagtctTTAAACTATACTAAATCCAATACAGCCTGCTGATTTGCATAATTGCAGCCATATACAgatatgtaaagtacaaataacaatttacagatcatgaaggttaaagaaaacattttatttatgtcCACATCAACTGTTATTTAAAATGTTTTCCAGGTGAAAGGCTTGGTGAAACAGCACATTGACTCGTTCAATTATTTCATCaatgtggaggtaaaaaaaaattcaacaaaaactaCTTCAACATGACTTTATATTACAGTTAATTTACCTGCGtcgttttgtaaatataaatgtatctttgcagataaagaaaataatgaaagccAATGAGAAGATCACTAGTGACGCTGATCCGATGTGGTATCTGAGTAAGTCACATGAGCTTCAATGATCAATCAATAACACACAGATATGcagattttgttattttttaaatgttttctttCCAGATATCTAAATATCTATGTTGGCATGCCTGATGTTGAAGAAAAGCTTTAATGTAACCAGACCAGTTTCTCCTCATGAGGTGAGTTCAGTTTAAGAGCAAACCCACTCCTAATGTTATGGGCCTTGTCACTGCTACTAAAGACTCTCAGAAAATCTTTAAAATGTCTCCAGTTCATTGTGAATGACTGAAGCAGGCCAATAggtcaaaaaaaagaacaagtagTCAGTTAAATAAGTCAAATTGCATCTAACTGAGTGTCCAAAAATGGCAAACATTTGCTTGTTCTTGCTCctttactttgacttttttttccccacagttttttttaatttcctttattGCAGTAAAATAATTGTAAGTGAAATGTACATCATCAGTAGCTTAACTCCTCTGGGTattttttctcagtattgaagTAACTTTGAACTCTGGGctgatgtttatgtttgtgtttgtaccaGTGTCGTCTCAGAGACATGACCTACTCGGCGCCCATCACAGTGGACATAGAGTACACCCGAGGCAGTCAGAGGATCATACGTAATGCTCTGCCTATTGGGAGGTATTGTTCCACAGTGTCTTTAAGTTAGAGTGTCACATTGTTCCCATGTGGATTCATCTTTATCAGATTTTCATTGTTCAAAATTTAGGGCATTTCTTACATTTACAAATCAGTTCATAAAAGTCTTTGACCTTTTTGCAGTGTCTATGTAACTACTTTATGGTCATAATTAAACTGGACAATAGAATATTAGTTAtaatttttgattcattttaattctctttttctCAGGATGCCCATCATGCTGCGGAGCTCAAACTGTGTTCTCACAGGAAAGACGCCCATGGAGTTTTCAAAGCTCAATGAATGTCCTCTAGATCCAGGTAAACATTGGGGTTCTTCCATTACTTAAGGCCAAACCTCTGGTGGTTTAAAACATGTCTGACCACTACattccaaaaataaataagaaacataGCTGTAACAGTAGCTGTAATAACCAAAATAAATACACTTCTTATCATGGCTATCAGTTTAATgtattcaggttcagttttggCCACCACAGACTTTAGAGTTTTTACTGAGACAGGGTTGtcctgtcattttttcatttcaaaaaCTCATCTATTTAGAGTCACGAcatgttaacagcagcaaaaacgCATTCAACGTGTTTGACATGATATTCAGACATAAGTGATCACTGAAACATGGACATTAACAAAAATTTTAATCTGAAGCTGAACCACTACCGGTGCATCTAACCACTGGAATAAATCATCCCAAAACTACACATATCCATGACAAAAGCAGTGATTTATTATGttttgcagtttgtttgtttgttttttcagaaatACTCAATTGCATTGTCTTGATTTTATTTACAGGAGGTTATTTCATTGTAAAAGGTCAAGAAAAAGTCATCCTGATCCAAGAGCAGCTGTCAAAGAATCGAATCATTGTGGAGCAGGACAGGAAGGGCGCAGTCGGAGCCTCAGTCACCAGGTACAGCCTTTAAAAGcagcaaaatagaatagaaaatgattTATATACCTATTAGGCTGCAACACAAGAATCATAGCAAGAatctgtgtttgttttctaaatCACACGCTGGGTTTATGGAAAAAGAATATTGTAAACAGATTTCATCAACTcattttttaatattgtattttatttccagCTCGACTCATGAGAAGAAAAGCAGAACTAATATGATCGTTTAAACAAGGCCGTTTCTATCTGAGACACAACACGCTGTCAGAGGACGCTCCCATCGCCATTATATTCAAGGTAAAAACACTGACAGAGCCCTGATTCTTATGTCCAACAGAGGGCACCATAAAactactgatgatgatgatgctggatgaaattgttttttttccccagaagctgaagctgaagtaAAAGACCTGGCACGTTTCCACATGAAAACTTAATCCAAGTCATACACAACATTATTCTGAACCGTCTCTAAAAGTGTGGCTTTGATAATGAGTGTATTCATTTTGCAGGTTTCTAGTGAGTGTACAAGGAAGTCCTCACTGCATCCTCTTCTCACCCGGTTTCTTTGCTGGCCTTTGCTCTCTCTGAAAATGTCATTTAGCCAGCTGGCATCATTAACTTTATTTCCCTCTGAGGACAATGTCTCTAAACATGTCAGCTGTGAGTGTTTCAGGCTGAGGTCATTACCAAACCGCGGGGCATGTTTGCGGCGCTCGCTCTATTTGCTGTGCACTTGTATATCCTGGGTGACTTCTTCTGCGGCTCGCCCCGTGTTTGGCAGCGGCTCCAAAAACCACCTCAGATCCAGTTTGGGACGGACGGATCAGTTCCCACAGCTTCACATTTCCATAAGCAAATGTCAGACAACCTTATGACTCTCAGTTCACCTCTTCCTCCCTTCGTCACAGACAGCGGCTGTTTGTAGAACGTCTGCTCTGTGTACATTTCACCTCATCAGCCCGGTCTTTATCTGGTTAATTAATCACATATGAAGCCATTTTCAGTGCCTTTTAGTTCATATTTCATAGCTCTATGTGCATGTCATTCTCACAGGGGATGGGAGTGGAGAGTGACCAGGAGATCGTACAGATGATCGGCACAGAGGAGAACGTCATGGCCAGTTTTGCCCCGAGTCTCGAAGAGTGTCAGAAAGCCCAGATCTTCACACAGACTCAGGTACCTCAAAGTCCAGAATCACCGAGATGAAGGAACACATTCAACTTTATCACACATTTAAGGCAGTGCAGAAAATCCCCTTTTAATCTGTACTTTTCATAACAGTTAAAGCTGCAACAAtgagtgcactgcaaaaatccgaatcttaccaagtgtatttttctcatttctagtcaaaatatctcatcacacttaaaataagacataatcacctaaaaagtaacttgtaagtgagatataagaacttacttttagacaatagatcttgaaaatctaatttcaagaaatcttaccaagagataCCAGAgacaccaagataattttcactggttccattggcagatttttttgtgcttgaattaagaaaaaaaattggaattaagcaaaaaaaaaaacctgctaatGGAAcacaatgaaaattatcttggtaagatttcttgagattagatttcaagatctattttctaaaaataagttcttatatcctacttacaagttactctttatgtgagtttgtcttattttaagtgtgatgagatattttgactagaaatgagaaaaatacacttaagtaagatttagatttttgcagtgtggatgTCAA
It encodes:
- the endouc gene encoding LOW QUALITY PROTEIN: uridylate-specific endoribonuclease C (The sequence of the model RefSeq protein was modified relative to this genomic sequence to represent the inferred CDS: inserted 3 bases in 3 codons; deleted 1 base in 1 codon), whose translation is MGQRLQDKQHRVETVPELIRPDCCRSYLTKLQKEKLTGTIMAARFCGVFVFLAVCLSGLNASRPAVNQELSTLFNELWRXDVNRMKPGXDYTITVQGRAGFVNQGSQVVQDHASLPLFSNVNEVKLRNTTTISRFMKLLDNYERSTGVTERVTTEELAEMNLFLDAVVDTQAMKRAHQYLVSKGQSSSNLRXFKSQLILIWFHLYHRQRTQGEDSCGFEHVFVGETRSGTEIIGFHNWIQFYLQEKNRQLDYKGYKAREHDLPDHDDHVLNLQFTWHGVVKPVGSAFIGTSPEFEMAIFTVVFLMNTERSTTVLVNIAQCQMELVVIRHGRSLGTAYPRLLSSNSRHMRQRSH